The proteins below come from a single Mucilaginibacter mali genomic window:
- a CDS encoding deoxyhypusine synthase family protein, translated as MSTTRGPISQFIERNYLHFNAAALMDAAKGYETHLLEGGKMMVTLAGAMSTAELGISLAEMIRQGKIDIISCTGANLEEDIMNLVAHSHYKRVPNYRDLSPQDEWDLLENHYNRVTDTCIPEEEAFRRLQKHIHKIWKDADDNGERYFPHEYMYKILLSGELEQYYEIDPKNSWMLAAAERNLPIVVPGWEDSTMGNIFASYVIKNEIKATTMKSGIEYMAWLADWYVKNSEGKGIGFFQIGGGIAGDFPICVVPMLYQDMEMENIPFWSYFCQISDSTTSYGSYSGAVPNEKITWGKLDIDTPKFIVESDATIVAPLIFAWILKQ; from the coding sequence ATGAGCACTACAAGAGGACCAATTTCTCAGTTTATAGAGCGTAACTACCTGCACTTTAACGCGGCAGCTTTAATGGACGCGGCCAAAGGCTACGAAACACACCTGCTGGAAGGCGGCAAAATGATGGTGACCCTTGCCGGCGCCATGAGTACCGCCGAACTGGGCATTTCGCTGGCCGAGATGATCCGCCAGGGTAAAATAGATATCATCAGCTGCACCGGCGCTAACCTTGAAGAGGATATTATGAACCTGGTAGCACACTCGCACTACAAACGTGTGCCAAACTACCGCGACTTGAGCCCGCAGGACGAGTGGGACCTGTTAGAGAACCACTATAACCGCGTAACCGATACCTGCATCCCCGAAGAGGAAGCTTTCCGCCGCCTGCAAAAGCACATCCACAAAATATGGAAAGATGCCGATGACAATGGCGAGCGCTACTTTCCGCACGAATACATGTATAAAATATTACTGAGTGGCGAATTGGAGCAATACTACGAGATAGATCCTAAAAACTCGTGGATGCTGGCCGCTGCCGAGCGCAACCTGCCGATAGTGGTGCCGGGATGGGAAGACAGCACCATGGGTAACATCTTTGCATCGTACGTGATTAAAAACGAAATTAAAGCCACCACCATGAAAAGTGGTATCGAGTACATGGCATGGCTGGCCGACTGGTACGTGAAAAACTCGGAAGGTAAGGGCATCGGCTTCTTCCAGATCGGTGGCGGTATTGCCGGCGATTTCCCGATCTGCGTGGTACCAATGCTGTACCAGGATATGGAAATGGAAAACATTCCGTTCTGGAGCTATTTCTGCCAGATCTCGGATAGTACCACTTCATACGGCTCGTACTCGGGCGCGGTACCGAACGAAAAGATCACCTGGGGGAAGCTGGATATCGATACGCCTAAGTTTATTGTAGAAAGCGATGCTACCATTGTGGCCCCGCTGATCTTCGCCTGGATATTGAAGCAATAG
- a CDS encoding LytR/AlgR family response regulator transcription factor, with product MVRCLLVDDEKLALELMEDNVMKVPYLKLMGKCKNAMEAMDFMRREPVDLIFLDIQMPGISGIQFLNSLTNPPLVIMATAYDNYALDGFNLDVVDYLLKPVSFDRFLKAVNKAYELLSLRQQKDMGAQPVVQQVQVKAPAEPDYIFVNADYSVVRINIPDVLYVEGLKDYVKIYLAGATKPVITRLSMRFMEDKLPADAFARVHKSFIVALDKITAFKKNRVMIGESEISVSDNYKDKILAYIGHHEND from the coding sequence ATGGTACGCTGTCTATTAGTCGACGACGAAAAACTGGCCCTTGAATTGATGGAGGATAACGTGATGAAGGTCCCGTATCTGAAATTGATGGGAAAATGCAAAAATGCCATGGAAGCCATGGACTTTATGCGCCGCGAGCCGGTTGACCTGATCTTTTTAGACATCCAGATGCCGGGGATATCGGGCATACAGTTCTTAAACAGTTTAACAAATCCACCATTGGTAATAATGGCCACCGCTTATGATAATTACGCGCTGGACGGTTTTAACCTCGATGTGGTTGATTACCTGCTGAAGCCGGTATCGTTCGATCGGTTTTTAAAGGCGGTAAATAAGGCTTACGAATTATTGAGCCTGCGCCAGCAAAAAGATATGGGGGCACAACCTGTGGTTCAACAGGTACAGGTAAAGGCCCCGGCCGAACCGGATTATATTTTTGTAAATGCCGACTACTCGGTTGTGCGCATCAATATACCCGATGTACTGTATGTAGAAGGCCTGAAGGATTACGTGAAGATATACCTGGCTGGTGCAACAAAACCGGTAATTACGCGCCTAAGTATGCGTTTTATGGAGGATAAGCTGCCGGCTGATGCCTTCGCGAGGGTGCATAAATCGTTTATAGTGGCACTGGATAAAATAACGGCGTTTAAAAAGAACCGGGTGATGATAGGCGAGAGCGAAATATCGGTAAGCGATAATTATAAGGATAAGATACTGGCCTATATAGGCCATCATGAAAATGATTAA
- the truB gene encoding tRNA pseudouridine(55) synthase TruB gives MKLEDYAAGQLLLVNKPYRWTSFDVVGKIRNAFKPLKLKVGHAGTLDPLATGLLIVCTGKMTKQIDSFQAQEKEYTGTFTLGATTPTYDLESEPEQKFDTAHITEEQLHEACKQFIGDIQQYPPAHSAVKIDGERLYEKARRGEEVELRPRNVTITAFELTRIELPEVDFRVVCSKGTYIRSLASDFGKALNNAAYLSRLRRTRSGNFKIEDAHEVMELVTSIRQLKEASPIQE, from the coding sequence TTGAAATTAGAAGATTACGCCGCCGGGCAACTATTGCTGGTAAACAAACCCTACCGCTGGACCAGCTTTGATGTGGTTGGCAAAATACGCAACGCCTTTAAGCCCCTTAAACTAAAGGTAGGACACGCCGGCACGCTCGATCCGCTGGCTACGGGTTTACTGATCGTTTGCACCGGGAAGATGACTAAACAGATAGACAGTTTCCAGGCGCAGGAAAAGGAATATACAGGTACTTTCACGCTCGGTGCAACCACCCCAACTTACGATCTGGAAAGCGAACCGGAGCAAAAATTTGATACCGCCCACATTACAGAAGAACAGTTACATGAAGCCTGCAAGCAATTCATAGGTGATATACAGCAGTATCCACCAGCGCATTCGGCAGTGAAGATAGACGGCGAGCGCCTGTACGAAAAAGCCCGCAGGGGGGAAGAGGTGGAACTTAGGCCGCGCAATGTAACCATCACCGCGTTTGAACTGACCCGTATCGAACTGCCCGAGGTTGACTTTAGGGTGGTATGCAGCAAGGGGACTTATATCCGTTCGCTGGCCAGCGATTTTGGTAAGGCGTTGAACAACGCGGCCTACCTGTCGCGCCTGCGCCGTACCCGCAGCGGCAATTTTAAGATAGAAGACGCGCACGAGGTAATGGAATTAGTGACTTCAATTAGACAATTGAAGGAGGCTTCACCGATACAGGAATGA
- a CDS encoding DUF2157 domain-containing protein, whose protein sequence is MKQQLDKQESEFLNKTIAQWEKDGLLDAPGAEKLRESIEVKGFDWMRLAKYSFWVALFCGVVAFGSLLIDTRVILWIKSLYYTPNVVIAVGSGIIAALLFYYGRRRGKKNPEKIFSNEAFIFTGILFTACSIAYFGKTFDDGSHHFSILFLISVFVYGFLAWRFNSRLIWLFALISLGSWFGTETGYQTHWTNYFLGMNYPLRFVGFGLVLLVACYILKNRKWMQYFWELTYVVGLLYFFLALWMLTIFGNYGDLGLWWQVKQISLFYWGIISAVVAAGFMLFGLKTNDVVAREFGITFLIIFLYTKYFEYFWNETNMAVFFSILAASFWLIGRKAEKIWNLKK, encoded by the coding sequence ATGAAGCAGCAACTGGATAAACAGGAAAGCGAATTTTTAAACAAAACCATCGCCCAGTGGGAAAAGGATGGCTTACTGGATGCGCCTGGTGCCGAAAAACTGCGTGAATCTATCGAAGTAAAGGGCTTCGACTGGATGCGGCTGGCCAAGTACTCGTTTTGGGTGGCGCTGTTCTGCGGTGTAGTGGCCTTTGGCTCGCTGCTGATCGATACCCGGGTGATCCTTTGGATAAAAAGCCTGTATTATACGCCTAACGTTGTAATTGCTGTTGGATCGGGCATTATAGCTGCCCTGCTTTTCTACTACGGTCGGCGGCGTGGAAAGAAGAACCCCGAAAAGATATTCAGTAACGAGGCTTTTATTTTTACGGGTATCCTGTTTACGGCCTGTAGCATTGCCTATTTCGGTAAAACCTTTGATGATGGTTCGCATCACTTTTCCATCCTGTTCCTTATATCGGTGTTTGTATATGGCTTTTTGGCCTGGCGCTTTAACTCGAGATTGATATGGCTGTTTGCGCTGATATCGCTGGGCAGTTGGTTCGGTACCGAAACCGGCTATCAAACGCATTGGACCAATTACTTTTTGGGGATGAACTACCCGCTGCGATTTGTAGGCTTTGGTTTGGTTTTGCTTGTCGCCTGCTACATCCTTAAAAACCGCAAATGGATGCAGTATTTTTGGGAATTGACCTATGTAGTAGGCTTGCTCTATTTCTTTTTAGCGCTGTGGATGCTCACCATTTTTGGCAACTACGGCGATTTGGGCCTGTGGTGGCAGGTAAAGCAGATCAGCTTGTTTTATTGGGGCATTATCTCGGCTGTGGTAGCGGCAGGATTTATGTTGTTCGGCTTAAAAACCAATGATGTCGTTGCACGCGAGTTCGGCATTACTTTTTTGATCATCTTCCTGTACACCAAATACTTCGAGTACTTTTGGAACGAGACCAATATGGCCGTATTCTTCTCTATCCTGGCCGCATCGTTTTGGCTGATTGGGCGAAAGGCGGAGAAAATCTGGAATTTGAAGAAGTAA
- a CDS encoding LysE family translocator, translating into MIFLTFFLGLFTNFIGYIPPGNINLTLVQITINRGMKQAMQFIIAFSSAEFIFTFIIMNAAKWLSAQVHLDVVIDWVMVILFGTLGIITWLHRKKPPETKYKPHQSIKYGILLGFINPMQVPFWMIAGTYLITHEWIITGNIALIIFSLGSGAGAFLCLFLYGRFARYIQSKFELSTRAINTGIAILFFSFAGYHIAKRVYFLVRTPVKQQARVAPKNNQPGEYPS; encoded by the coding sequence ATGATATTCCTTACCTTTTTCCTTGGCCTGTTCACCAATTTTATTGGCTATATCCCGCCGGGCAATATCAATTTAACCCTGGTACAGATCACCATAAACCGTGGAATGAAGCAGGCCATGCAATTTATCATCGCCTTTTCAAGCGCCGAATTTATCTTCACCTTCATTATCATGAATGCCGCCAAATGGCTATCGGCGCAAGTTCATTTAGATGTTGTTATCGATTGGGTGATGGTCATCCTTTTTGGCACGCTGGGCATCATTACCTGGCTGCACCGCAAAAAACCACCCGAAACCAAATACAAGCCACATCAAAGTATTAAATACGGCATACTGCTGGGCTTCATCAACCCCATGCAGGTTCCCTTTTGGATGATAGCCGGCACCTACCTTATCACACACGAGTGGATCATCACCGGAAACATCGCTTTAATTATTTTTAGCTTGGGCTCAGGCGCGGGGGCTTTTTTGTGCCTGTTCCTGTATGGCAGGTTTGCCCGGTATATACAAAGCAAATTTGAACTAAGCACACGGGCTATCAATACGGGTATTGCCATCCTTTTCTTTTCGTTCGCGGGCTATCATATAGCCAAAAGGGTTTATTTTTTGGTGCGCACGCCGGTTAAGCAGCAAGCGCGGGTTGCGCCTAAGAATAATCAGCCCGGGGAATATCCTTCCTGA
- a CDS encoding BamA/TamA family outer membrane protein, protein MKKLIALIALALLATPLFAQKNLLPKFVRKMLFEKDSSKHSSYFLLPVLSSAPETGVEIGGSVLYSFYTDTLSNDTRVSNIFGYGTITTKGQSRLSLSTVYWAPHNTWKYTAGISYINFPFDFYGIGPDTYKANKDHLGQKRFKLNVEADKRFGKYVYLGFMLGGFDYKFTNENPGGSFDTNPNVVDKKGGTSALAGPVFIFDTRNNNTYTTRGIMITSYFNLYQGLGIDYDTYKGGLFNIEISQYNLLTKRLVLGFDIQNQNLTGARSPFYLLPTLGSDEMMRGFYNGRYRDRNLIAGQAELRYRLSDRIGIAGFAGGGTVYNKSFTLSSLKPNYGGGLRYFFDVEKGLTIRADYGFGQKVPGEERQSGFYLALGEAF, encoded by the coding sequence ATGAAAAAACTTATCGCCCTTATCGCCCTCGCGCTGCTGGCCACTCCCCTGTTCGCGCAAAAGAATCTGTTGCCCAAATTTGTACGTAAAATGCTGTTTGAAAAGGATAGCAGCAAGCATAGCAGCTACTTTCTGCTGCCGGTATTAAGTTCGGCGCCGGAGACCGGCGTGGAGATCGGTGGTTCGGTATTATATTCGTTTTATACCGATACGCTAAGTAACGATACCCGGGTATCCAACATCTTCGGTTATGGCACCATCACCACCAAAGGCCAAAGCCGCCTAAGCCTGAGCACCGTTTACTGGGCGCCGCATAACACCTGGAAGTATACGGCGGGCATCAGCTATATTAACTTTCCGTTCGATTTTTATGGCATCGGGCCGGACACCTATAAAGCCAACAAAGATCACCTTGGCCAAAAACGCTTTAAGCTGAATGTTGAGGCCGATAAACGCTTTGGAAAATATGTTTATCTCGGCTTTATGCTTGGCGGCTTTGATTACAAATTCACTAATGAAAACCCGGGCGGCAGCTTTGATACCAACCCCAATGTGGTCGACAAAAAAGGCGGTACCAGCGCGCTGGCCGGACCCGTATTTATTTTTGACACCCGCAATAACAATACATACACTACCAGGGGAATTATGATCACCAGCTATTTTAACCTGTACCAGGGCCTGGGGATAGATTACGACACTTACAAAGGCGGCTTGTTTAATATCGAAATATCGCAATACAACCTGCTCACCAAACGCCTGGTGCTGGGTTTTGATATACAAAACCAAAACCTGACCGGCGCCCGTTCGCCGTTTTACCTGCTGCCTACCCTGGGCAGCGACGAGATGATGCGCGGCTTTTACAACGGCCGCTACCGCGACCGTAACCTGATTGCCGGCCAGGCCGAACTACGCTACCGCCTGAGCGATCGCATAGGTATTGCCGGTTTTGCTGGTGGCGGCACGGTGTATAATAAATCGTTCACGCTATCCAGCCTTAAACCGAACTACGGCGGCGGCCTGCGCTACTTCTTTGATGTGGAAAAGGGACTTACCATCCGTGCTGACTACGGCTTTGGCCAAAAAGTGCCTGGCGAGGAAAGGCAGAGCGGGTTTTATTTAGCGCTTGGGGAAGCGTTTTAG
- a CDS encoding cobalamin-binding protein has protein sequence MKLMPVQKIVSLLPAATEIVCALGLQENLVGRSHECDYPEAVKELPVCSEANFEDGLSSLEIDIKVKEILADALSVYTVRREQIKALQPDVVITQAQCEVCAVSLQEVEQALDNYLDKQTSILSLQPNKLDDIFNDITAVANALNVPEAGADLLERLHERVDIIKHKLKFIDTKPTVACIEWLEPLMISGNWVPELVEIAGGTPVLAANGKHSPYVKWDDIAAADPDIIVLMPCGFSMDRTLREVSILLQQPGFNALKAVKNNRLYITDGNHYFNRPGPRIVDSIEILAEIINPKQFIFGYEGEGWMKFGV, from the coding sequence ATGAAATTGATGCCGGTGCAAAAAATTGTATCATTACTACCCGCCGCTACCGAAATTGTATGCGCTTTGGGCTTACAGGAAAACCTGGTAGGCCGATCGCACGAATGCGACTACCCCGAAGCGGTAAAAGAACTGCCCGTATGTTCGGAAGCAAATTTTGAAGATGGCTTAAGCAGCCTGGAGATTGATATTAAAGTTAAGGAGATACTGGCCGACGCACTGTCGGTATATACAGTAAGGCGCGAACAGATCAAAGCCCTGCAACCCGATGTGGTAATTACCCAGGCCCAGTGCGAGGTTTGCGCGGTATCCTTGCAAGAGGTAGAGCAGGCGCTGGATAATTATTTGGATAAGCAAACCAGCATCCTATCCCTGCAGCCTAATAAACTGGATGATATTTTTAACGATATCACCGCTGTAGCCAATGCCTTAAATGTCCCCGAAGCCGGCGCCGACCTGTTGGAACGCCTGCACGAGCGGGTGGATATCATCAAACATAAACTGAAGTTTATAGATACTAAACCCACCGTTGCCTGTATAGAATGGCTGGAACCATTAATGATCAGCGGTAACTGGGTGCCCGAATTGGTGGAGATAGCCGGCGGTACACCCGTACTGGCTGCAAACGGGAAACACTCGCCCTATGTAAAGTGGGATGATATCGCTGCTGCTGACCCGGATATCATCGTACTGATGCCCTGTGGCTTCAGCATGGACCGCACCCTGCGCGAAGTGAGCATCCTGCTGCAACAACCCGGCTTTAACGCGCTGAAGGCCGTAAAAAATAACCGCCTCTATATCACCGATGGCAACCACTACTTCAACCGACCGGGGCCACGGATAGTAGATTCGATAGAAATACTGGCCGAGATCATTAACCCCAAACAATTCATCTTCGGGTACGAGGGAGAGGGCTGGATGAAATTCGGCGTGTGA
- a CDS encoding sensor histidine kinase, whose protein sequence is MALKKIFSGKYLVPAIHILLWGLYIISPYLFRNPSTWKGFNMWHYRTMFNNALYAGIFYFNAYYLYPVLYKRRKQLWLYVLSLVVLVISVMFLLRKIDDVIFPQPQRFRTMQVVEARPLTGQRITLDKHADSGRVAHGRIERRDFGPGGPRGPHGDFGGDRRNRLIFWCIFNIIPYIFILGISISYRIIIDNAKQEKIRKEKENENLKTELSFLRSQVSPHFIFNILNNMVALARKKSDMLEPSLIELSKLMRYMLYENDDERVSLGREVDYLKSYIALQLLRFGDDVTIMFNPPDNINAYYIEPMLLAPFVENAFKHGVGMVEDPQINITLSVDDATGWMDFKVMNTVAPQQHTKDKDSGIGLVNVRRRLELLYKEDYNLDIMQNDNIFIAALKIKLK, encoded by the coding sequence ATGGCACTTAAAAAGATATTCTCTGGCAAATATTTAGTCCCTGCAATACACATATTGCTTTGGGGGCTATACATCATATCTCCATACCTTTTCCGTAACCCATCTACCTGGAAGGGGTTCAATATGTGGCATTATCGTACAATGTTCAATAACGCGCTTTATGCGGGCATTTTCTATTTCAACGCGTATTACCTGTACCCGGTATTATATAAACGCCGCAAACAGTTATGGTTATACGTGTTATCGCTTGTTGTGCTGGTCATATCTGTAATGTTCTTATTGCGTAAAATAGATGATGTTATATTTCCGCAGCCTCAGCGCTTCAGGACCATGCAAGTTGTAGAAGCCAGGCCGTTAACCGGGCAGCGCATTACCTTAGACAAGCATGCAGATAGCGGACGCGTAGCGCATGGAAGAATTGAGCGGAGAGATTTTGGCCCCGGCGGCCCTCGTGGCCCTCATGGAGATTTTGGCGGGGATAGGCGTAACAGGTTGATTTTCTGGTGCATTTTTAACATTATACCTTATATCTTCATCCTGGGTATCAGTATCAGTTACCGTATCATTATCGATAATGCCAAACAGGAAAAGATCCGTAAGGAAAAAGAGAACGAGAACCTAAAGACCGAACTGAGCTTCCTCCGCTCGCAGGTGAGCCCGCACTTTATTTTCAACATATTGAACAATATGGTGGCGCTGGCACGTAAAAAGTCGGATATGCTGGAGCCGTCGCTGATAGAACTTTCCAAGCTGATGCGCTATATGTTGTATGAAAATGACGACGAGCGCGTATCGCTGGGCCGCGAGGTTGATTACCTTAAAAGTTACATCGCTTTACAGCTATTACGCTTTGGCGACGATGTAACAATTATGTTCAACCCTCCTGATAACATAAATGCTTACTATATTGAGCCAATGTTACTTGCCCCCTTTGTGGAGAATGCATTCAAGCATGGGGTTGGCATGGTTGAGGACCCACAGATCAACATCACTTTAAGTGTGGACGACGCCACCGGCTGGATGGATTTCAAAGTGATGAACACTGTTGCACCTCAGCAACATACCAAGGATAAAGATTCGGGCATTGGGCTGGTGAACGTGCGCAGGAGGCTTGAATTACTATACAAAGAGGATTATAACCTGGACATAATGCAGAACGACAATATATTTATTGCCGCCCTGAAAATTAAACTAAAGTAA
- a CDS encoding aldose epimerase family protein — protein sequence MQARFITLKNQYLQVTLTNYGARVTGLLVNDKDGNSVDVVAGFATVEDYLNATAPYYGATIGRFANRIANGQFTIKDTAYQLPVNNGPNCLHGGSGFHDKVWEITEAQDQFAVMTLFSPHGEDGFPGDLKVKVIFTLIDNALLIDYEATTDRDTVVNLTNHAYFNLNGEGSGSILNHSMQINAAAYTRINENLIPVGKLSAVAMSPFDFREPYTIGERIEADHEQLNIARGYDHNYVLNKVEGQKLIPAAKVTGDQTGIVMEVLTTEPGMQFYTGNFMDGTNTFKGGSKDDFRTTFALETQHFPDSPNQPTFPSTLLSRGGMFKSSTMYRFGV from the coding sequence ATGCAAGCCAGATTTATCACACTTAAAAATCAATATTTACAGGTTACGCTTACCAATTATGGCGCAAGGGTTACGGGGTTGTTGGTGAACGATAAGGATGGCAACTCCGTTGATGTGGTAGCCGGGTTTGCTACGGTTGAAGATTATCTGAACGCAACTGCCCCTTATTACGGTGCTACTATTGGCCGTTTTGCCAATCGCATTGCCAATGGACAGTTTACCATAAAGGATACGGCTTACCAGTTGCCTGTAAACAACGGCCCTAATTGCCTGCACGGCGGCAGCGGTTTCCACGATAAGGTTTGGGAGATAACCGAGGCGCAAGACCAGTTCGCTGTGATGACCCTGTTTTCGCCCCATGGAGAAGATGGCTTCCCCGGCGATCTGAAGGTGAAGGTGATCTTTACCCTGATAGATAACGCCCTGCTGATAGATTATGAGGCCACTACCGACCGTGATACGGTGGTAAACCTTACCAATCATGCCTATTTTAACCTGAATGGCGAGGGGAGCGGTAGTATCCTTAACCATAGCATGCAGATAAACGCAGCAGCTTACACCCGTATTAACGAAAATTTGATCCCCGTGGGTAAGTTATCGGCTGTGGCTATGTCGCCGTTCGATTTCCGCGAACCCTATACCATTGGCGAACGTATTGAAGCCGACCATGAGCAACTAAACATTGCCCGCGGCTACGACCATAATTACGTATTAAATAAAGTAGAAGGGCAAAAGCTAATCCCGGCCGCCAAGGTAACCGGCGACCAAACCGGCATTGTAATGGAGGTACTGACCACCGAACCCGGTATGCAGTTTTACACCGGCAACTTTATGGATGGCACCAATACCTTTAAAGGCGGCAGCAAAGATGATTTCCGCACCACCTTTGCGCTGGAAACCCAGCATTTCCCCGATTCGCCCAACCAGCCCACGTTTCCGTCTACCTTGTTAAGCAGGGGCGGGATGTTTAAGTCATCAACGATGTACAGGTTTGGGGTATAA
- a CDS encoding bifunctional riboflavin kinase/FAD synthetase: MKIYHHIDEFKAVNGAVVTIGTFDGVHQGHRKIISNIIELAKASGGESVLLTFFPHPRMILHPEDQSLKLITTIAEKASLLEEMGVDHLIITPFSRDFSNQSPQEYIETVLVKQIGTKKIVIGYDHRFGKDRSGGLEDLQRLAPVYGFDVMEIPEQDINEVAVSSTRIRTALLQSDIATANTFLGYPFFITGKVIRGDQIGRQIGYPTANIQPLETYKLIPGDGIFAVKLDIDGEQYKGMAYIGTRPTVNGITRNIEVNIFDFDREIYNQTVRMEFLHYIRGDAKFDSLDALKAQLAQDKLDVLSALGAN, from the coding sequence ATGAAGATCTACCATCATATTGATGAATTTAAGGCGGTAAATGGCGCGGTGGTTACCATTGGCACGTTTGATGGCGTACACCAGGGGCACCGCAAAATTATATCCAATATTATAGAACTGGCGAAAGCGTCGGGCGGCGAAAGCGTGCTGCTTACCTTTTTCCCGCATCCGCGGATGATTTTGCATCCCGAAGACCAGTCGCTGAAGCTGATCACCACGATAGCCGAGAAGGCTTCGCTATTGGAGGAGATGGGCGTAGATCACCTGATCATCACCCCGTTCTCCCGCGATTTCTCTAATCAAAGCCCGCAGGAATATATCGAAACTGTGCTGGTAAAGCAGATCGGTACCAAAAAGATCGTTATCGGGTATGATCACCGTTTTGGTAAAGACCGCAGCGGCGGCCTGGAAGACCTGCAACGCCTTGCCCCGGTTTACGGATTTGATGTGATGGAAATTCCCGAACAGGATATTAACGAGGTGGCTGTAAGTTCAACCCGTATCCGCACAGCACTGCTGCAAAGCGATATCGCGACGGCCAATACCTTTTTAGGATACCCGTTCTTCATCACCGGTAAGGTCATCCGCGGCGATCAGATCGGCCGGCAGATCGGTTATCCGACAGCAAATATCCAACCGCTGGAAACTTATAAGTTGATCCCCGGCGACGGCATTTTTGCAGTTAAGCTGGATATCGACGGCGAACAATACAAAGGCATGGCCTACATCGGCACAAGGCCAACAGTTAACGGCATCACCCGTAATATCGAAGTAAATATCTTCGATTTCGACCGCGAGATCTACAACCAAACCGTTAGGATGGAGTTTCTGCACTATATCCGGGGGGATGCGAAATTTGATTCGCTTGACGCCCTGAAAGCGCAATTAGCGCAGGATAAGTTAGATGTTTTGTCGGCTTTAGGGGCAAATTAA
- a CDS encoding glycoside hydrolase has protein sequence MKKRLFSTIALVCGAFLICLAIAADLTGKWTGSIKTPNGDFPVKYTFKVDGEALTGTADSDQGSIPITDGKISGNNFVFNLNFNGTPLKNVGKFYGDSITIDVNFQGTNLHGMLKRVEEKK, from the coding sequence ATGAAAAAGAGATTGTTTTCTACCATTGCACTGGTGTGCGGCGCTTTTTTAATTTGCCTGGCCATAGCTGCCGACCTGACCGGCAAGTGGACGGGTTCAATAAAAACCCCTAATGGCGATTTTCCTGTTAAATATACCTTTAAAGTAGATGGCGAGGCATTAACCGGTACAGCCGATTCCGACCAGGGTTCTATCCCTATTACCGATGGTAAGATCAGCGGTAATAATTTTGTATTTAACCTTAATTTTAATGGTACGCCGTTAAAAAACGTAGGTAAGTTTTACGGCGATTCCATCACCATTGATGTGAATTTTCAGGGCACTAACCTGCACGGTATGCTAAAGCGTGTAGAGGAGAAGAAATAG
- a CDS encoding O-methyltransferase, whose amino-acid sequence MLNIRFALDYLKHKFTAKTRHGLHSPFVYRLVDEVIYDFSEKKVYAEIENARKRLLNDNRTITVTDLGAGSHLNKNREKAVSVIAKNALKSPRLAQLIYRLVADLQPSNIIELGTCLGITTLYLQQAAPKAKTYTLEGCPQTAAVAGEVFKQEGANTIGQQVGNFDDTLHPLIDSLSQLDFVYVDGNHQKEATLRYFEWCLPKVHEGSLLIFDDIYWSEGMKEAWAEIKAHPQVSITVDLFWIGLVYFRKGKEKEDFLIKF is encoded by the coding sequence ATGTTAAATATAAGGTTCGCGTTAGATTACTTAAAACACAAATTTACGGCCAAAACCCGGCATGGTTTGCATTCGCCTTTTGTGTACCGACTGGTTGATGAGGTAATTTACGATTTTTCTGAAAAAAAAGTATACGCCGAAATTGAAAACGCGCGAAAACGACTGCTGAATGACAATAGAACCATTACGGTGACCGATCTGGGTGCCGGATCGCACCTGAATAAAAACCGTGAAAAAGCGGTAAGTGTTATTGCCAAAAACGCCCTGAAATCTCCACGCTTAGCGCAACTCATTTACCGCCTGGTAGCCGACCTGCAACCCAGCAATATCATAGAACTGGGCACTTGCCTGGGCATCACCACCCTATATCTGCAACAAGCCGCGCCGAAAGCCAAAACATACACGCTGGAAGGCTGCCCGCAAACCGCCGCCGTAGCCGGCGAGGTATTTAAGCAGGAGGGGGCCAATACGATCGGGCAACAAGTCGGTAACTTTGACGATACCCTGCACCCGCTGATAGACAGCCTGTCCCAATTAGATTTTGTTTACGTAGACGGCAACCACCAAAAAGAAGCCACCCTGCGCTATTTTGAATGGTGCCTGCCCAAAGTGCACGAAGGTAGCCTGCTCATCTTTGACGATATTTACTGGAGCGAGGGCATGAAGGAAGCCTGGGCCGAAATAAAAGCCCACCCGCAGGTAAGCATTACCGTCGATCTGTTTTGGATAGGCTTGGTGTACTTTAGAAAAGGGAAGGAGAAGGAGGATTTTTTGATCAAGTTTTGA